In Anas platyrhynchos isolate ZD024472 breed Pekin duck chromosome 7, IASCAAS_PekinDuck_T2T, whole genome shotgun sequence, one genomic interval encodes:
- the CSRNP3 gene encoding cysteine/serine-rich nuclear protein 3 isoform X6, producing the protein MSSSSILKREKRKRTKNVHFNCVTVYYFTRRQGFTSVPSQGGSTLGMSTRHNSVRQYTLGEFAMEQERLHREMLREHLREEKLNSLKLKMTKNGTVESEEANTLTLDDISDDDIDLDNTEVDEYFFLQPLPTKKRRALLRASGVKKIDVEEKHELRAIRLSREDCGCDCRVFCDPETCTCSLAGIKCQVDRMSFPCGCTKEGCSNTAGRIEFNPIRVRTHFLHTIMKLELEKNREQQVPALNGCHSEISAHTSSVSPGPHPVEYSIAENFEIETESQASVMHSQSAEDLDCPGEEEEEEDGSSFCSGVTDSSTQSLAPSESDDEEEEEEDEEDDEEEKADDFVESMGSHANMVPLPSVLCYSDGTAVHENHSKNASYYTNSSNLYYQIENHVAGTANQIGETYSERDAVKNGSLSLVPYNMTSEQFVDYTRQSEETFSSPHYPSANPSVIVCCSSSEGDSSAPCNSLYTEHRPSHSQVEFHSYLKGPSQDGFVSALNGESRVQEHPAENSLNLPERSRLHEECIKSPVVETMILHTKVMEISTVKQHI; encoded by the exons CTTCATCAATCCttaaaagagagaagaggaagagaacaaaaaatgtCCATTTTAACTGTGTTACTGTGTATTACTTCACGAGAAGGCAAGGCTTCACCAGTGTTCCTAGCCAAGGAGGAAGCACACTGGGAATGTCCACTCGCCACAACAGTGTGCGCCAGTACACGCTTGGAGAGTTTGCAATGGAACAGGAGAGGCTTCACCGGGAGATGCTAAGAGAGCATCTAAGGGAGGAAAAACTCAATTCTCTAAAATTAAAG ATGACAAAGAATGGTACAGTGGAATCTGAAGAGGCGAATACCCTGACACTGGATGACATTTCTGATGATGATATTGATCTAGACAACACTGAAGTAGATGAGTACTTCTTTCTACAACCCCTGCCGACAAAAAAGCGAAGGGCACTGCTACGAGCTTCTGGAGTGAAGAAGATTgatgtggaagaaaaacatgAGCTGCGGGCCATCCGGCTGTCCAGAGAGGATTGTGGCTGTGACTGCCGTGTGTTTTGTGATCCAGAAACTTGCACTTGCAGTCTTGCAGGCATAAAATGTCAG gtGGATCGTATGTCTTTTCCATGCGGTTGCACTAAAGAAGGGTGTAGCAATACAGCAGGTAGAATTGAATTTAATCCTATCCGTGTACGGACTCACTTTTTGCACACAATAATGAAACTCGAATTGGAGAAAAATAGAGAGCAGCAAGTTCCAGCACTAAATGGCTGCCACAGTGAGATAAGTGCACACACTAGTTCTGTGAGTCCAGGACCCCATCCGGTTGAATATTCAATTGCAGAAAATTTTGAGATTGAAACTGAATCTCAGGCTTCAGTTATGCATTCTCAGTCAGCCGAGGACTTGGACTgccctggggaagaggaggaagaggaagatgggAGTAGCTTTTGTAGTGGAGTTACAGATTCTAGCACTCAGAGTTTAGCCCCTAGTGAATCAGAtgatgaggaagaggaagaggaagatgaggaagatgatgaggaagaaaaagcagatgaTTTTGTAGAAAGCATGGGCTCCCATGCTAATATGGTGCCTCTTCCTTCTGTCCTTTGCTACTCTGATGGAACTGCTGTGCATGAAAACCACTCTAAAAACGCCTCATACTATACTAACTCTTCAAATCTGTATTACCAAATAGAGAACCATGTTGCTGGCACTGCTAACCAGATTGGTGAGACTTACTCAGAAAGGGATGCTGTAAAGAATGGTAGTCTTTCTCTGGTGCCTTACAACATGACTTCAGAACAGTTTGTTGACTACACACGGCAATCAGAGGAAACTTTTAGCAGCCCTCATTACCCTTCTGCAAATCCCTCAGTGATTGTTTGCTGCTCATCTTCTGAAGGTGATAGCAGTGCTCCATGTAACAGTTTATACACTGAGCATAGGCCAAGTCACTCTCAAGTGGAATTTCACTCATACTTGAAAGGTCCTTCTCAAGATGGATTTGTTTCAGCTTTGAATGGCGAGAGTCGTGTACAAGAGCACCCTGCTGAGAATTCACTAAACCTCCCAGAAAGGAGCAGACTGCACGAAGAGTGCATCAAATCACCAGTGGTAGAAACG ATGATCTTGCATACTAAAGTTATGGAGATCTCAACAGTAAAGCAACATATTTAA
- the CSRNP3 gene encoding cysteine/serine-rich nuclear protein 3 isoform X5: MSGILKRKFEEVDGSSPCSSVRESDDDISSSESADSGDSVNPSTSNHFTPSSILKREKRKRTKNVHFNCVTVYYFTRRQGFTSVPSQGGSTLGMSTRHNSVRQYTLGEFAMEQERLHREMLREHLREEKLNSLKLKMTKNGTVESEEANTLTLDDISDDDIDLDNTEVDEYFFLQPLPTKKRRALLRASGVKKIDVEEKHELRAIRLSREDCGCDCRVFCDPETCTCSLAGIKCQVDRMSFPCGCTKEGCSNTAGRIEFNPIRVRTHFLHTIMKLELEKNREQQVPALNGCHSEISAHTSSVSPGPHPVEYSIAENFEIETESQASVMHSQSAEDLDCPGEEEEEEDGSSFCSGVTDSSTQSLAPSESDDEEEEEEDEEDDEEEKADDFVESMGSHANMVPLPSVLCYSDGTAVHENHSKNASYYTNSSNLYYQIENHVAGTANQIGETYSERDAVKNGSLSLVPYNMTSEQFVDYTRQSEETFSSPHYPSANPSVIVCCSSSEGDSSAPCNSLYTEHRPSHSQVEFHSYLKGPSQDGFVSALNGESRVQEHPAENSLNLPERSRLHEECIKSPVVETMILHTKVMEISTVKQHI, encoded by the exons CTTCATCAATCCttaaaagagagaagaggaagagaacaaaaaatgtCCATTTTAACTGTGTTACTGTGTATTACTTCACGAGAAGGCAAGGCTTCACCAGTGTTCCTAGCCAAGGAGGAAGCACACTGGGAATGTCCACTCGCCACAACAGTGTGCGCCAGTACACGCTTGGAGAGTTTGCAATGGAACAGGAGAGGCTTCACCGGGAGATGCTAAGAGAGCATCTAAGGGAGGAAAAACTCAATTCTCTAAAATTAAAG ATGACAAAGAATGGTACAGTGGAATCTGAAGAGGCGAATACCCTGACACTGGATGACATTTCTGATGATGATATTGATCTAGACAACACTGAAGTAGATGAGTACTTCTTTCTACAACCCCTGCCGACAAAAAAGCGAAGGGCACTGCTACGAGCTTCTGGAGTGAAGAAGATTgatgtggaagaaaaacatgAGCTGCGGGCCATCCGGCTGTCCAGAGAGGATTGTGGCTGTGACTGCCGTGTGTTTTGTGATCCAGAAACTTGCACTTGCAGTCTTGCAGGCATAAAATGTCAG gtGGATCGTATGTCTTTTCCATGCGGTTGCACTAAAGAAGGGTGTAGCAATACAGCAGGTAGAATTGAATTTAATCCTATCCGTGTACGGACTCACTTTTTGCACACAATAATGAAACTCGAATTGGAGAAAAATAGAGAGCAGCAAGTTCCAGCACTAAATGGCTGCCACAGTGAGATAAGTGCACACACTAGTTCTGTGAGTCCAGGACCCCATCCGGTTGAATATTCAATTGCAGAAAATTTTGAGATTGAAACTGAATCTCAGGCTTCAGTTATGCATTCTCAGTCAGCCGAGGACTTGGACTgccctggggaagaggaggaagaggaagatgggAGTAGCTTTTGTAGTGGAGTTACAGATTCTAGCACTCAGAGTTTAGCCCCTAGTGAATCAGAtgatgaggaagaggaagaggaagatgaggaagatgatgaggaagaaaaagcagatgaTTTTGTAGAAAGCATGGGCTCCCATGCTAATATGGTGCCTCTTCCTTCTGTCCTTTGCTACTCTGATGGAACTGCTGTGCATGAAAACCACTCTAAAAACGCCTCATACTATACTAACTCTTCAAATCTGTATTACCAAATAGAGAACCATGTTGCTGGCACTGCTAACCAGATTGGTGAGACTTACTCAGAAAGGGATGCTGTAAAGAATGGTAGTCTTTCTCTGGTGCCTTACAACATGACTTCAGAACAGTTTGTTGACTACACACGGCAATCAGAGGAAACTTTTAGCAGCCCTCATTACCCTTCTGCAAATCCCTCAGTGATTGTTTGCTGCTCATCTTCTGAAGGTGATAGCAGTGCTCCATGTAACAGTTTATACACTGAGCATAGGCCAAGTCACTCTCAAGTGGAATTTCACTCATACTTGAAAGGTCCTTCTCAAGATGGATTTGTTTCAGCTTTGAATGGCGAGAGTCGTGTACAAGAGCACCCTGCTGAGAATTCACTAAACCTCCCAGAAAGGAGCAGACTGCACGAAGAGTGCATCAAATCACCAGTGGTAGAAACG ATGATCTTGCATACTAAAGTTATGGAGATCTCAACAGTAAAGCAACATATTTAA